In Pikeienuella piscinae, the sequence TCCGGTGGCGATGCCGATCTCCGCGCCCATGCCGAACTCTCCCCCATCCGCAAACTGGGTCGAGGCGTTCCGGATCAGGATCGCGCTGTCGAGCCGGGTGAAGAACCGCGTGGCCGCCGCGTCATCCGCCGTGACGATGCAGTCCGTATGCTGCGAGCCGTAGCGCCGGATATGCGCGATCGCGCCGTCCACCCCGTCCACCACCCGCGCGGCGATGATCATGTCGAGGAACTCGTGGCCGAAATCATCGGCGGCGGCGGGAACGACGCCGGGCAGCGCGGCGAGTTCCGCATCGCCCCGCACCTCCACGCCGGCGGCGACGAGATCGGCGACCAGCGTCGCGCCGAGATCCGCAAGGATCGCGCGGTCGATCAGCAAGCACTCGGCGGCGCCGCAGATCCCGGTGCGGCGGGTCTTGGCGTTGAGAACGACGGCCCGCGCCTTCGCGGCGTCCGCTCCGGCGTCGACATAGACGTGACAGATCCCCTCGAGATGCGCGAAGACCGGCACACGCGCCTCACGCTGCACCAGCCCGACGAGACCCTTGCCCCCGCGCGGCACGATCACGTCGATCCATTCCGGCGCGCTCAGCATCGCGCCGACGAACGCGCGGCTTCGCGTCGGCGCGATCTGCACCGCCGCCTCGGGCAGGCCGGCGGCGCGGAGCCCGTCAACAAGGCAGGCGTGAATCGCGATGGTCGAGTTGAAGCTCTCCGAACCGCCGCGCAGGATCGCGGCGTTGCCGGATTTGAGACACAGCCCGCCGGCGTCGGCGGTGACGTTCGGCCGGCTTTCATAGATCACGCCGACGACGCCGAGCGGGGTGCGAACCCGGCGAATATGAAGCCCGTTCGGCCGGTCCCATTCCGCCATCACTTCGCCCACCGGGTCGGGTTGCGCCGCGACGGCGCGAAGCCCTTCGGCCATCGCCGCGATCCGCTCGGGCGTAAGAAGAAGCCGGTCGAGCATCGCGGGGGAAAGCGCTTTCGCCTCGCCAAACTCCATGTCTTGGGCGTTGGCGGCTTCGATGGCGCCGACGCGACTGTCGATGGCATCCGCCGCCGCCAGCAGCGCCGCCCGCCTGGCCTCGGCGGGCGCGAAGGCCAGCTCGTTCGCTGCCGCCTTCGCCCGTGCGCCGATTTCCGCCATCATCGTCGTCGCATCACGCACATCGCCGTCCATCGGGTCGCTCTCCTTCAGTCCCAGATCACCATGTCGTCGCGATGCGCCATCGTCGAACGCCCGGGATGGCCGAGCGCCGTGACGATCTCCTTCGACCTCCGCCCGGCGATGGCCCGCGCTTCGGCCGCCGAATAAGACGTGAGCGCGACACCGACCGCCGCGCCGGCCTCGGTCGCGATCTGAACCGGGTCGCCGCGGCTGAACGCGCCTTCGACCCCGCGCACCCCCGCCGGCAGCAGCGACTTCCCGCGCCGGAGCGCCGCCGCGGCGCCCGCATCGATCAGCAGCCGCCCTTCGGGCCGCATCGCCGCGATCCACTGCTTGCGCGCGGCTTGCGGGGTCGCCGCCGGCGCGAACCAAGTGGCCTTCGCACCGGCATTCAGCGCGTTCAGCGGCCGGTCCCGGTCGCCAAGAGTGATCGCCATGGCGCAGCCGGCCTTCATCGCCGTTTTCGCCGCGATCAGTTTGGTGCGCATGCCACCGCTCGCGCCGGCCGATCCGACGCCGCCCGCCATCGCCTCGACTTCCGGCGTCAGCTCCGTCACCAGCGGGATCAGGCTCGCCTCGGGGTCGGTGCGCGGATCGGAATCGTAAAGCCCGTCAACATCGGAAAGCAACACCAGCGCATCCGCCCCGACCATCGAGGCGACCTGCGCCGCCAGCCGGTCGTTGTCGCCATAGCGGATCTCGTCCGTCGCCACGGTGTCGTTCTCGTTCACGATCGGGATAACGCCGAAATCCAGGAGCGTCTTCAGCGTGGCGCGGCAGTTGAGGTAGCGGCGCCGGTCGCGGCTGTCGTCGAGCGTCACCAGCACCTGCCCCGCCTTGAGACCGTGTGGACCCAGCGCTTCCTCGTAGGCGCGGGCGAGCCTGATCTGCCCGACCGCCGCCGCCGCCTGCGCCTCCTCAAGCGCCAGCGGCCCCGCCCGGAGGCGAAGCGCCCGGCGACCGAGCGCGATCGAACCGGAGGAGACGATCAGCACCTCCGTCCCGCTTTCCCGCAGCGCCGCCGCATCCGCCGCAAGACCGGCGAGCCAGTCGGCGCGCACTGCGCCGCTCGCGGCGTCGACCAGCAGCGCCGAGCCGATCTTCACCACCACCCGGCGCGCACGCGCGAGCCGCGAGCCGGCGCTCATGGCGTCCATCGCCTGTCCCCATCCTCGACCGCGCCTTCGTCGGCGCGGGCGCGTTCGATCTCGATACGGAGCGCGCGGAGCGCGCCTTCGACGCCCTCGCCGGAGACACCGGAAAGAAGGCGCACGTCGCGCGCGCCCGCGGCCTCCAACGCTTCTCGCTTCTTGGCCACCTCCTCCGCCGAAAGCGCGTCGATCTTGTTCAGCGCGGTGACGCGCGGCTTGTCGGCCAGGCCCGCGCCGTAGGCGTCAAGCTCACCGAGCACCATCGCGTAATCCGCCGCCACGTCCGGCGCGGTCGCGTCGATCAGATGGAGAAGCACGGCGCACCGTTCGACATGGCCGAGGAACCGGTCGCCGACTCCACGGCCCTCATGCGCGCCTTCGATCAGGCCCGGAATGTCCGCCAGCACGAATTCCCGCCCATCGACGCCGACGACGCCGAGCTGCGGGTAGAGCGTGGTGAAAGGATAGTCCGCGATCTTCGGCCGGGCGTTCGAACTCGCCGCGAGAAACGTGGATTTCCCCGCGTTCGGCGCGCCGATCAGCCCGGCGTCGGCGATCAGCTTCAGGCGCAGCCAGATCGTCCGCTCGACCGACGGCTGGCCCGGATTGGCCCGGCGCGGGGCCTGGTTGGTGGAGGTCTTGAAGTGCAGATTGCCGAAACCGCCATTGCCGCCCCGCGCCAGAACCACACGCTGGCCGACCTGGTCGAGATCCGCGATCAGGGTTTCTCCGTCCTCCTCCAGCACCTCTGCGCCGACGGGAACCTTCAGCACCACGTCGGCTCCATCCTTGCCGGTGCGCTGGCGGCCGGAGCCGGGCCGGCCGTTCCCGGCGCGGAAATGCTGCTGGTAGCGATAGTCGATCAGCGTGTTCAGCCCCTCGACCACTTCGACAATCACATCGCCGCCGCGTCCGCCATCGCCGCCATCGGGGCCGCCATACTCCACCAGCGCCTCGCGCCGGAAACTGACGCAGCCGTTTCCGCCCGCTCCGGCGCGGACATAGACCTTGGCGAGGTCGAGGAACTTCATGGCCGCGCCTTTTCGGTGAGATCGAGAGAAAAGAGCCGATGCGGCGTCATCGCGCCTCGGCCCACGGAAAAGAACTCCTCTTCTCCCGTCTCGACGAATCCCGCGTTGATCAAGACATGCGCCGATGCCTCGTTCCCACTCACGACCCGCGCATCGAGGTGCTCTGCGCCCGCCGCCCGCGCCGCGCGGACGACGGCCGCCGCCGCCTCCGACGCGTAGCCGGTGTTCCAGAACGGCGGCCCGACCCAGTAGCCGAGCCGCCGGCGGACCGCATTATCGGCGCCGGGCTTCAGACTGATCACGCCGATGAACTCAGGGCCGTCGATGCGACCGGCGTCCATCACCCAGACATGCTCCGCCGCCCGCATCGCCGCCGCACGCTCGATGAAGGCCTCGGCGGCGCCGGGCGGATAGGGGTGCGGGACATGTTCCAGCATCTCTGCGACGCGCCGGTCGCCAGCATAAAGCGTCATCGGCCCGGAATCGGCCGGGCGCGGTGGACGGAGCGTCAGCCGCTCGGTCTCGATCTTGTCGGGCAGGCGCATTCAATGACCCCCGAAAACGACAAAAGGGCCGACGCGGCGCCGGCCCTTTCGCGAAAATTTCTGTTCGCAGCCAGCGTTACTCGGCGGCCTCCGCCGCCGGGTCCGCGCTCGGGATGATGGAGACGAAGGTTCGCCCCTTCATGCCCTTGTGAAACTTCACCGCACCCTCGACCGTGGCGAAGATCGTATGATCCTTGCCCATGCCGACATTCGCGCCCGGCCACCATTTGGTGCCGCGCTGGCGCAGGATGATGTTGCCGGGAATGACGGCCTCGCCGCCGTATTTCTTCACGCCAAGACGGCGACCGGCGCTGTCGCGACCGTTGCGGGAGGAACCGCCTGCTTTTTTATGAGCCATCTCGTTCTCTCCTTACTCGGCGCTGATCGCGGTGATGCGAACGACGGTCAGATTCTGACGATGCCCGACCCGGCTCTTGGAGCTCGACTTCCGCCGGCGGCGCTTGAAGGCGATCAGCTTCGGCCCGCGGGTCTGCTCCAGCACTTCGGCGCTCACCGCGGCGCCGGCGACGCGCGGCGCGCCGACGGTCACGCCGTCCTCGCCGCCAAGCATCAGAACCTCGTCGAAGCTGACCGTGTCGCCAGCTTCCGCCGCCAGCCTCTCGACCGTCAAAACGTCGTTGGCGGCGACCTTATACTGCTTGCCGCCCGTCTTTATCACCGCGAACATCGCGCGCGTTCCTTTTCTCGCATCCGCGTCCTGCGGCGGCGGTTTCCCGCGCTTTCGAGCCGTTCCAGCCCGCCTCGGACAGCGCGCCCCGGTCGGGGCGTCATAACATTAGCCGCCGGCGGCGGTTCATTCGCCCCGGCGGAGCGCGCCTTATCCCTGAATCGCCCCGACCCGTCAAGTCGCGCGGGGACGGTCTATGTGCTGATCCCGGCGCGCCGCAGAGCCGCCAGAAAAAGCGCACGGTCCCCCGCGCCGCTGAGGACTTCGGCCGCGAGCGCGACGTCAACCCAGATCGGCTGATGGTCTGGCTCGCTCGGCGCCGCGACTTGCCGGCCGGCGGCGCAGAGATAGATGTGGCACACCTTTTCAGCTTGATAACCGTATTGCGGCAGCCATGTGAAACGTCTGTATACGCCGATCCGGCGGATCGGGCTGACACGCCAACCGGTCTCCTCCATCGCCTCACGGTGGAGCGCGCGCAGCGGGCTTTCGCCCGCCTCGATCCCGCCGCCGGGCAGCGCGATTTCCTCGCCCTTGCTTTCGGTCAGCGCGAGCAGCGCGCGGCGGCCGGCGAGTATGACGCCATAAGCGCCTGGCCGCATACGATAGCGAACACCCTCGCGCCGCGGGCCGCCGAACCGGCGCATCAGGACCGCCGCGCCGGCGCCCGACTCAAAACGCCTCCAGCCCGGCGAAGTCGATCGCCTCGAAATAGGCGATCTTGTCCTCCAGCGCGCCTTCGCCCGAAAGCTGGACCAGCACCTTGCCGCCGACCAGCGCCATGATCTGGCCGTCACGGGCGATGAGATAGCGCTGCTTGCCGACGCGGCGCACTTCACCCTGCGCCGCCATCATCGCGGCGTTTCCGAGCATCCCCGCCATTCCGGCGATCATCGGGCTGTCGGCGATGAGCCGGATCTCGATCCGCTCCGCGCCCTGGACGTACTCGGCCCCCGCCGTCAGGCCGCCGCCGAACATCGCGGCCGCGGCGGCGTCTGAATCGTCATCCTCGCGCGTCCAGCCGGACAAGGGCGCCGGCAGATACGCGCCCAGCCCCTCCGCCTTCTTCTGACCCAGCAGAACCGCGGCGAAGTCGATCTCGTCCTTGGCGGTGGCGAGGTCGCCGGCGCGATAGGCTTCAAGCGCGGCGGCGATGCTGTCTTCGATCTCGTCCGCGGCGGCGAAAGGGGCGAGGCTAAGGCAGAGTGCGGCGGAGAGTGCGGGGATGCGAACCATCGGGCGCTCCTTTCCTTCCTGATCAAGAGCATGCGTCCGCCCGCACCATCGCGGCTCCGCGCCCGGGCCGCAATCCCGCCGACGCCGGTTTGCGCCGTTTCGCAATCCGCCCTATCAGAACGCGGAGTGCACGACACCGGACCCGCCATGAACGATCAGACGCCCGAAGCCCCCCATTTTCCCGGCGATGACAGCATTCTGCCGTTCCATCTGGAAAGAGCGGGCATGCGCGGCCGCGTCGCGCGTCTGGACCGGACGTTGGACGCGATTCTCGGCACGCACGCCTATCCGGCGCCCGTCGCGGCGCTGGTTTCGGAGGCGGTGCTCCTGAGCGCGCTTATCGGTCAGGCGATGAAACTTCGCTGGCGGCTTTCGCTCCAGGTTCGGGGCGAGGGGGCGATCCGGCTGATCGCGACCGACTATTTCGCCCCGGCGCGCGAAGGCGAGCCGGCGCGAATCCGCGCCTACGCCAGTTTCGACGGCGATGCGATCGACGCAACCGCCGCGCCCTTTCCACAGCTCGGCGCCGGCGTCGTCGGCGTGACGATTGACCAGGGGCCGGACATGGCGCCCTATCAGGGCGTCACGCCGCTGACCGGCGACGCGCTATCGGCGGCGCTGGAGGTCTATTTCGCACAATCCGAGCAACTCGCGACGCGCTTCAGCATCGAGACCGCGCTGTCGGAAACGCCCGGCGCCGCGCCCGCGTGGCGCGGCGGCGGCGTGATGATCCAACAATTGCCAGGCGCGGGCGGCGCCGCTCCCGACGCGCCATCGGGCGAGGACGGGCTGATGAGCGCCGAAGACGTCGTCGGGCTGGAGGGGCGCGAAGATGACTGGAAGCGGGTCGCAATGCTGCTCGCCACGGTGGAGACGCATGAACTGGTCGGCCCGCTGGTGGCGGCGGATCAACTTCTCGTCCGGCTCTTTCACGAAGAGCGCCCGCGGGTCTGGCCGGCGCAGCCGGTGCGCTTCGGCTGCACCTGCTCGGCCGCGCGGGTTGAGGCCGCGTTGGCGCAATACCCGGCGGAGGACATCGCCGAGATGATCGAAGCGGATGGCCTTATCGCCGCCGACTGCCAGTTCTGCGGCGCCTCCTATCGGCTCGACCCGGCGTCTCTCTCCTCCGGGGACTGAGGGGGCGATGGCGCGGACGCCAACGGCGTCCACATCCTCGCCGGTCTGATCGAGAACCCCCTACCCTGCGCGACACGCGGCGAGCAACGCATCCACCTCGTCCGCGCCCGTCGCGTGGGAGCAGACCAGCCGGACCGTGACATGGTCGGGCCCCGCGTCGCCCGCCCAATTGTGATAAGCGGCGCCCTTCGCCCGCGCCGCTTCATGCGCCGCGCGGGGCAGTTCCGCGAAGACAAGGTTCGCTTCGACCGGATGAAGAATGCGAACCCCCGGCAGGGCGGAGAGCCCGGCGGCCAGATCGGCCGCCATGCGGTTGGCGTGCTCGGCCAGACGAAGCCAGCGGTCTTCCTCCAGCAGCGCCGCGACCTGCGCCGCGACGAAGCGCATCTTCGAAAATAGATGCCCGGCGCGTTTGCGCCTGAGTTCGAACTCCCAGGCGAGCCGGTCGTCGAAGATCACAACCGCCTCCGCCGCCAGGGCGCCGTTCTTGGTGAAGCCGAGACAGAGGATATCCACGCCGGCCTCGTGGCTCATCTCGGCCGGGCTTGCGCCGGTCGCCGCCAACGCGTTGGCGAAACGGGTGCCGTCGAGATGGACTGAAGCGCCGGCGGCCTTCGCG encodes:
- a CDS encoding GNAT family N-acetyltransferase — encoded protein: MRLPDKIETERLTLRPPRPADSGPMTLYAGDRRVAEMLEHVPHPYPPGAAEAFIERAAAMRAAEHVWVMDAGRIDGPEFIGVISLKPGADNAVRRRLGYWVGPPFWNTGYASEAAAAVVRAARAAGAEHLDARVVSGNEASAHVLINAGFVETGEEEFFSVGRGAMTPHRLFSLDLTEKARP
- a CDS encoding glutamate-5-semialdehyde dehydrogenase, with translation MDGDVRDATTMMAEIGARAKAAANELAFAPAEARRAALLAAADAIDSRVGAIEAANAQDMEFGEAKALSPAMLDRLLLTPERIAAMAEGLRAVAAQPDPVGEVMAEWDRPNGLHIRRVRTPLGVVGVIYESRPNVTADAGGLCLKSGNAAILRGGSESFNSTIAIHACLVDGLRAAGLPEAAVQIAPTRSRAFVGAMLSAPEWIDVIVPRGGKGLVGLVQREARVPVFAHLEGICHVYVDAGADAAKARAVVLNAKTRRTGICGAAECLLIDRAILADLGATLVADLVAAGVEVRGDAELAALPGVVPAAADDFGHEFLDMIIAARVVDGVDGAIAHIRRYGSQHTDCIVTADDAAATRFFTRLDSAILIRNASTQFADGGEFGMGAEIGIATGKMHARGPVGAMQLTSFKYLVDGDGTIRA
- the proB gene encoding glutamate 5-kinase, coding for MDAMSAGSRLARARRVVVKIGSALLVDAASGAVRADWLAGLAADAAALRESGTEVLIVSSGSIALGRRALRLRAGPLALEEAQAAAAVGQIRLARAYEEALGPHGLKAGQVLVTLDDSRDRRRYLNCRATLKTLLDFGVIPIVNENDTVATDEIRYGDNDRLAAQVASMVGADALVLLSDVDGLYDSDPRTDPEASLIPLVTELTPEVEAMAGGVGSAGASGGMRTKLIAAKTAMKAGCAMAITLGDRDRPLNALNAGAKATWFAPAATPQAARKQWIAAMRPEGRLLIDAGAAAALRRGKSLLPAGVRGVEGAFSRGDPVQIATEAGAAVGVALTSYSAAEARAIAGRRSKEIVTALGHPGRSTMAHRDDMVIWD
- a CDS encoding threonine aldolase family protein encodes the protein MWFTSDNAAGAAPGVIEAMARADEGPAMAYGADAVTERARGLVREVLGAPDAAVHFVATGTAANALALATLTPPWGAIWCHDHAHVEEDECGAPEFFTGGAKLVKLAGGDGRIAPAALDAAIGATGGAVHHVQKGALSLTQATEAGTVYSAADLRALAGAAKAAGASVHLDGTRFANALAATGASPAEMSHEAGVDILCLGFTKNGALAAEAVVIFDDRLAWEFELRRKRAGHLFSKMRFVAAQVAALLEEDRWLRLAEHANRMAADLAAGLSALPGVRILHPVEANLVFAELPRAAHEAARAKGAAYHNWAGDAGPDHVTVRLVCSHATGADEVDALLAACRAG
- the obgE gene encoding GTPase ObgE; the encoded protein is MKFLDLAKVYVRAGAGGNGCVSFRREALVEYGGPDGGDGGRGGDVIVEVVEGLNTLIDYRYQQHFRAGNGRPGSGRQRTGKDGADVVLKVPVGAEVLEEDGETLIADLDQVGQRVVLARGGNGGFGNLHFKTSTNQAPRRANPGQPSVERTIWLRLKLIADAGLIGAPNAGKSTFLAASSNARPKIADYPFTTLYPQLGVVGVDGREFVLADIPGLIEGAHEGRGVGDRFLGHVERCAVLLHLIDATAPDVAADYAMVLGELDAYGAGLADKPRVTALNKIDALSAEEVAKKREALEAAGARDVRLLSGVSGEGVEGALRALRIEIERARADEGAVEDGDRRWTP
- a CDS encoding NUDIX domain-containing protein, with the protein product MRRFGGPRREGVRYRMRPGAYGVILAGRRALLALTESKGEEIALPGGGIEAGESPLRALHREAMEETGWRVSPIRRIGVYRRFTWLPQYGYQAEKVCHIYLCAAGRQVAAPSEPDHQPIWVDVALAAEVLSGAGDRALFLAALRRAGIST
- a CDS encoding Hsp33 family molecular chaperone HslO, whose translation is MNDQTPEAPHFPGDDSILPFHLERAGMRGRVARLDRTLDAILGTHAYPAPVAALVSEAVLLSALIGQAMKLRWRLSLQVRGEGAIRLIATDYFAPAREGEPARIRAYASFDGDAIDATAAPFPQLGAGVVGVTIDQGPDMAPYQGVTPLTGDALSAALEVYFAQSEQLATRFSIETALSETPGAAPAWRGGGVMIQQLPGAGGAAPDAPSGEDGLMSAEDVVGLEGREDDWKRVAMLLATVETHELVGPLVAADQLLVRLFHEERPRVWPAQPVRFGCTCSAARVEAALAQYPAEDIAEMIEADGLIAADCQFCGASYRLDPASLSSGD
- the rpmA gene encoding 50S ribosomal protein L27 encodes the protein MAHKKAGGSSRNGRDSAGRRLGVKKYGGEAVIPGNIILRQRGTKWWPGANVGMGKDHTIFATVEGAVKFHKGMKGRTFVSIIPSADPAAEAAE